One region of Gimesia sp. genomic DNA includes:
- a CDS encoding Nramp family divalent metal transporter, which translates to MSDDSAVVDEELVPDDVIPHQSLPPLKYRDLPAAISWKKMIGPSIMLAGLSLGSGEFVLWPYITYKTGFIFFWACLLGVMTQFFMNMEIERWTLVTGESAITGFCRLNKNWAWIMLLLNIVPWAWPGWATGAGTMLSWTFLGPETIAAAQLDPAPAQFDLSKVSEKASYSSDSGSLQWRGTMSEPERDELSLAFQQNEIPDQSALIFQNIQQGTDLKYEAKYSAFLGIAGLLLVGVVLTTGPVVYNTVEKIQIFLVGMIFVIAVILGIYLIQPYAVTAMLEGAVSIGKMPDPSSGLGTMALLGALAFAGAGGTMNLGQSNFIKDKGYGMGKYIGRITSPITGQEEAVSEVGYHFKHTPENQERWKQWWRAANIEHFFSFFLTCLACLVLLSLISYSLFYEANGQLREGMDKFGEGLNFIWGQAMLLEAKLGNTFKLLFLLMGVAILLTTELGVLDATARISADILKVNYLRDNEHWSLSKLYYFFLWGEILLGSVILLYGSINPHFSQPLFLIKTSAAMNGGVMFLYSMILLYMNSKILSRSISTSPLRFVAMVWAAAFFGYFSLQAFQMQIIPYFFPHS; encoded by the coding sequence ATGTCAGACGATAGTGCCGTTGTTGATGAAGAACTGGTTCCCGATGATGTCATCCCACACCAGTCCCTGCCTCCGTTGAAGTATCGCGATCTGCCTGCCGCGATTTCCTGGAAAAAGATGATTGGTCCCAGCATCATGCTGGCTGGCTTGTCATTGGGGTCCGGTGAGTTTGTACTCTGGCCTTATATCACTTACAAAACCGGCTTCATATTTTTCTGGGCCTGTCTGCTGGGAGTGATGACTCAGTTTTTTATGAATATGGAAATCGAACGCTGGACGCTGGTGACCGGCGAAAGCGCGATTACCGGGTTTTGTCGATTGAACAAAAACTGGGCCTGGATCATGCTGCTGTTGAATATTGTCCCGTGGGCCTGGCCCGGTTGGGCCACGGGAGCGGGAACCATGCTGAGCTGGACGTTTCTGGGCCCGGAGACAATCGCTGCAGCGCAACTGGATCCTGCGCCAGCGCAATTCGATCTGTCGAAGGTCTCTGAGAAGGCGAGTTATTCTTCGGATTCAGGCTCACTACAGTGGCGCGGAACCATGAGTGAGCCGGAGCGTGATGAATTAAGTCTGGCCTTTCAGCAGAATGAGATTCCGGATCAGTCGGCGCTGATCTTTCAAAACATTCAGCAGGGAACGGATCTCAAGTACGAGGCGAAGTATAGCGCATTTTTGGGGATTGCGGGGCTGTTGCTGGTGGGGGTTGTCCTGACCACCGGACCTGTGGTGTACAATACGGTAGAGAAGATTCAGATCTTTCTGGTGGGTATGATTTTCGTGATCGCTGTCATTCTGGGGATCTATCTCATCCAGCCTTATGCAGTGACCGCCATGCTGGAAGGGGCCGTCAGTATCGGCAAAATGCCTGACCCCTCCAGCGGTCTGGGAACGATGGCATTGCTGGGGGCGTTGGCTTTCGCGGGTGCCGGGGGAACGATGAACCTGGGGCAGAGCAACTTCATCAAAGACAAAGGCTATGGAATGGGGAAGTACATTGGCCGCATTACAAGTCCGATTACCGGACAGGAAGAGGCGGTCAGTGAAGTCGGCTATCATTTCAAGCATACGCCGGAAAATCAGGAACGCTGGAAACAGTGGTGGCGAGCAGCCAATATCGAACACTTTTTCAGTTTCTTTTTGACGTGTCTGGCCTGCCTCGTGTTACTCTCTCTGATATCGTATTCCCTGTTTTATGAGGCCAATGGCCAACTTCGGGAGGGCATGGATAAGTTTGGTGAAGGACTGAATTTTATCTGGGGCCAGGCGATGCTTCTGGAAGCAAAATTGGGGAACACGTTCAAGCTGCTGTTTCTGTTGATGGGGGTGGCGATTCTGCTGACTACGGAGTTGGGGGTACTGGATGCGACGGCCCGCATCTCTGCGGATATTCTCAAAGTCAATTATTTGCGGGATAACGAACATTGGTCTCTGAGCAAACTCTACTATTTCTTCCTGTGGGGAGAGATTCTGTTAGGTTCCGTGATTCTGCTCTACGGATCGATTAATCCGCATTTCAGTCAGCCTTTGTTTTTGATTAAAACTTCCGCTGCCATGAATGGCGGCGTGATGTTCCTGTATTCGATGATCCTGTTGTATATGAATTCGAAAATTCTGAGTCGCAGTATCAGCACCAGCCCGCTAAGATTTGTCGCAATGGTCTGGGCTGCTGCCTTTTTTGGTTATTTCAGTCTACAGGCATTTCAGATGCAGATCATTCCTTACTTCTTCCCACACAGTTGA
- a CDS encoding right-handed parallel beta-helix repeat-containing protein, with protein MRFSCFVLLCTSIIAGVVSGSDIQAATHYVNNQTGSDEFDGLSAKTAVATIARAIALSKTSDRIELANTGIVYRESMLFRRLGGAPNRPFVVEGNGAVISGLRSLPPEQWKSTGEGVYVLQLDQTPYGNPFLVSAGKRLPAARNREALKEGEHYWDRESHRVYLHCTAGKRPVDYKLEATLQVSGLTLTSASYISCQNLIAEHFTNDGFNIHGDCRGIRLENVVARHNGDDGISIHEAGGLIVQNAYVHDNFYGIQDVNASRSVYNGVLAEKNQVGVSLVGGYHSLVDCQVRKNTQKEIDIAGAVPRHLIGGEQNLLARTILFAQNVSVFGEGSAVGLSVRNGAHAIVEHTVITGTRTGVSIDAQSHGHLTLTAVSKCDTILDLRTKDCFLDYNLYGVGRFRWMETDYSADQWAAYQAASQQDQHSRIEQISVSADGLVSTPGEVLLYSERKQTVGPTAPFTLSFSQD; from the coding sequence ATGAGATTTTCCTGTTTCGTTTTGCTCTGCACTTCGATCATCGCCGGAGTGGTGAGCGGTTCCGATATTCAGGCTGCCACTCACTATGTCAATAACCAGACGGGTAGCGATGAGTTTGATGGACTTTCAGCGAAAACCGCTGTGGCAACGATTGCCCGGGCGATCGCACTTTCCAAAACCAGCGACCGAATCGAACTGGCGAATACAGGCATTGTCTACCGGGAATCGATGCTGTTTCGCAGGCTGGGGGGAGCTCCGAATCGACCATTTGTGGTCGAGGGAAATGGTGCGGTTATTTCAGGCCTCAGGTCGCTCCCACCGGAACAATGGAAATCGACGGGAGAGGGAGTCTACGTCTTACAACTGGATCAGACTCCGTACGGAAATCCGTTTCTGGTATCAGCAGGGAAACGTCTGCCTGCTGCCAGAAATCGAGAAGCTCTGAAAGAGGGGGAGCATTACTGGGATCGAGAGTCTCACAGGGTCTATTTGCATTGCACAGCAGGAAAGCGACCTGTCGACTACAAGCTGGAGGCGACGTTGCAGGTCAGCGGATTGACTCTGACCAGTGCCAGCTACATTTCCTGCCAGAACCTGATCGCGGAACATTTTACGAATGATGGGTTCAATATTCATGGAGACTGTCGCGGCATTCGCCTGGAGAATGTAGTTGCGCGCCACAACGGCGATGATGGTATTTCCATTCATGAAGCGGGTGGACTCATTGTTCAGAACGCTTATGTCCATGACAACTTCTATGGTATTCAGGATGTCAACGCGTCCCGTTCTGTTTATAACGGAGTGCTGGCAGAAAAGAATCAGGTGGGCGTCAGTCTGGTGGGGGGGTACCATTCACTGGTGGACTGTCAGGTCCGCAAAAATACACAAAAAGAAATTGATATTGCCGGCGCGGTGCCACGCCACCTGATTGGTGGTGAACAGAATCTTCTGGCCCGGACGATTCTATTTGCTCAGAATGTGTCCGTGTTTGGAGAGGGAAGCGCGGTGGGGCTCAGTGTCCGTAATGGTGCTCATGCGATTGTTGAGCATACCGTGATCACAGGTACCAGAACTGGCGTATCCATAGATGCGCAAAGCCATGGTCATCTGACTCTGACGGCGGTCAGCAAATGTGACACGATTCTGGACCTGCGGACTAAAGACTGTTTCCTGGATTATAATCTGTATGGCGTCGGTCGGTTCCGCTGGATGGAAACTGATTACAGTGCCGATCAGTGGGCGGCGTATCAGGCCGCTTCGCAACAGGATCAGCACTCTCGAATCGAGCAAATATCAGTCTCAGCAGACGGGCTGGTCAGCACCCCTGGAGAAGTATTGCTTTATTCAGAGCGGAAGCAGACCGTCGGACCAACGGCACCGTTCACGCTTTCATTTTCACAGGATTAG